One Actinospica robiniae DSM 44927 genomic region harbors:
- a CDS encoding DUF4082 domain-containing protein has product MRTAIFSAAVVLVATVAAPQAASADTGPCGPGSNAIVCENSQPGTPLSDWYSPGAWGDIEAFPTTTSVAVGGTINFSVSSPVGYKVEIYRLGWYGGDGARLMPTSPTAVYPAVTQPDCDKSASTGMVDCGNWSVSMSWTVPSNAVSGVYLAEFDQSDNQGLMPYPFVVTNPSSTSDMVVQTSDQTWQAYNMWGGADLYEGNGPAPDGRDYAVSYNRPMNISGENGIFGSEYPMIQFLERNGYDVSYLSSVDITQHPSLLLNHKVFVSSGHDEYWDQQQFDAATAAKDAGVNEAYFSGNDVFWRTVLQPSIANGAANRTIDEYKMTKLEYPQPDGVADPSGQWTGTWMDPAGAATGAEPENQLTGTLFNVNGYRADAITVSYPYSQDRIWRNTQVASLTSGQTYEMQTGTLGYEWDSDINDATRPPGEIDMSSTTISITNGTLRQDWGNLYGNGTATHSLTEYRDPKSNALVFSSATVQWAWGLGTVHADLTTTEDPVMEQATVNLFADMGVQPSTLQSGLVGAAKSTVGTGPTVNVATPAPNVSTPAMSPLTISGTATPASGAVVARVEVSTDGGTTWNPASGLGNWTFSWTPLQTGAATILVRAEDDSDNIGATASIPVTVTAAVCPCSVFPDASTPAKPDSGDAHAVDVGMKFSPTQSGEITGIQFYKAATNTGTHVGSLWTSTGTLLGSVTFTNETTSGWQEANFTQPIPVTAGTTYVVSYYAPSGHYSADANYFATQGAGIAPIQGLSNTAANGNGVYKYASATAFPTTAYQASNYWVDAIFQGNVSSTTPPTVTSTTPATGATDVPVNSTLTASMSEGLTASSVKLTVTDQNGVSAPGSITYDPVGHTVTFQPAGQLAMNDTYTASLTATDLWGNVMPSPYTWTFTTSATPPAYTCPCSLWNGTAVPANTNTSDQHAVEVGMRFQSAVAGYVTGVSFYKGTKNTGTHIGNLWTNTGTLLATGTFTGESASGWQTLTFANPVAITASTPYVVSYYTPTGFYSSNSQYFTAPISNYPITALASVAGSGNGIYHYGTGSAFPTTSYNATNYWVDADFTTQAPSSGGSGAEDASATIGTSTITPTTSSWENAVYPATVGFSQAIEPQSLKVTVTTTQGYQGSESAAGTAVTGTVSYNPKTFTASFHPTTALVPGQTYHATATATTVAGKAVAPITWTFTAVAAQPATPAGGTVPADGTSPPVVLAVETKLPKRYSVPLDV; this is encoded by the coding sequence GTGCGCACTGCGATTTTCTCCGCGGCGGTGGTCCTGGTCGCGACGGTGGCCGCGCCCCAGGCGGCCTCGGCCGACACCGGCCCCTGCGGGCCGGGCTCCAACGCGATCGTCTGTGAGAACTCGCAGCCGGGCACGCCGCTGTCCGACTGGTACTCCCCGGGAGCCTGGGGCGACATCGAGGCCTTCCCGACCACGACCAGCGTGGCCGTCGGCGGGACGATCAACTTCTCGGTCAGCTCGCCGGTCGGCTACAAGGTGGAGATCTACCGGCTGGGCTGGTACGGCGGCGACGGGGCGCGGCTGATGCCGACCTCGCCGACCGCGGTCTACCCGGCCGTCACCCAGCCGGACTGCGACAAGTCCGCCTCCACCGGCATGGTGGACTGCGGCAACTGGTCGGTCAGCATGAGCTGGACGGTGCCCTCGAACGCGGTCTCCGGGGTCTACCTCGCCGAGTTCGACCAGAGCGACAACCAGGGCCTGATGCCCTACCCGTTCGTGGTCACCAACCCGTCGAGCACGTCCGACATGGTGGTGCAGACCTCCGACCAGACCTGGCAGGCCTACAACATGTGGGGCGGCGCCGACCTGTACGAGGGCAACGGACCCGCTCCGGACGGCCGCGACTACGCCGTGAGCTACAACCGGCCGATGAACATCTCCGGCGAGAACGGCATCTTCGGGTCCGAATACCCGATGATCCAGTTCCTCGAGCGCAACGGCTACGACGTCAGCTATCTGTCCTCGGTCGACATCACGCAGCATCCCTCGCTGCTGCTCAACCACAAGGTCTTCGTCTCCTCCGGGCACGACGAATACTGGGACCAGCAACAGTTCGACGCGGCCACCGCGGCCAAGGACGCCGGCGTGAACGAGGCGTACTTCAGCGGCAACGACGTGTTCTGGCGCACCGTGCTGCAGCCGAGCATCGCCAACGGCGCCGCGAACCGGACCATCGACGAGTACAAGATGACGAAGCTGGAGTATCCGCAGCCGGACGGCGTGGCCGACCCGAGCGGCCAGTGGACCGGCACCTGGATGGACCCGGCCGGCGCTGCCACCGGAGCCGAACCGGAGAACCAGCTGACCGGAACCCTGTTCAACGTCAACGGATACCGCGCCGACGCGATCACCGTCTCCTACCCGTACAGCCAGGACCGGATCTGGCGCAACACCCAGGTCGCCTCGCTCACCTCCGGCCAGACCTACGAGATGCAGACCGGCACGCTCGGCTACGAGTGGGACTCGGACATCAACGACGCCACCCGGCCACCGGGTGAGATCGACATGTCCTCGACCACGATCTCCATCACCAACGGCACGCTGCGCCAGGACTGGGGCAACCTCTACGGCAACGGCACCGCCACGCACAGCCTGACCGAGTACCGGGATCCGAAGTCCAACGCGCTCGTCTTCAGCTCGGCCACCGTGCAGTGGGCCTGGGGCCTGGGCACCGTGCACGCGGACCTGACCACCACCGAGGACCCGGTGATGGAACAGGCCACGGTCAACCTCTTCGCCGACATGGGCGTGCAGCCGAGCACCCTGCAGTCCGGCCTGGTGGGCGCCGCGAAGTCGACGGTCGGCACCGGCCCGACGGTCAACGTGGCCACCCCCGCGCCGAACGTGTCCACCCCCGCCATGTCCCCGCTGACCATCAGCGGCACCGCGACGCCGGCGAGCGGCGCGGTCGTGGCCCGGGTCGAGGTCTCCACCGACGGCGGCACCACCTGGAACCCGGCCAGCGGCCTGGGGAACTGGACCTTCAGCTGGACGCCGCTGCAGACCGGCGCGGCCACGATCCTGGTGCGGGCCGAGGACGACAGCGACAACATCGGCGCGACGGCGAGCATCCCGGTCACCGTGACCGCCGCCGTGTGCCCCTGCTCCGTCTTCCCCGACGCGTCCACCCCGGCCAAGCCGGACAGCGGTGACGCGCACGCGGTCGACGTCGGCATGAAGTTCAGCCCGACCCAGTCCGGCGAGATCACCGGCATCCAGTTCTACAAGGCCGCGACGAACACCGGCACGCACGTCGGCTCGCTGTGGACCTCGACCGGGACCCTGCTCGGCAGCGTCACCTTCACCAACGAGACGACCTCCGGATGGCAGGAGGCGAACTTCACCCAGCCCATCCCGGTCACCGCCGGCACCACCTACGTGGTCTCCTACTACGCCCCGAGCGGCCACTACTCCGCCGACGCGAACTACTTCGCCACGCAGGGCGCCGGCATCGCGCCGATCCAGGGCCTGTCGAACACCGCCGCCAACGGCAACGGCGTCTACAAGTACGCCAGCGCCACCGCCTTCCCGACGACCGCGTACCAGGCCAGCAACTACTGGGTGGACGCGATCTTCCAGGGCAACGTCAGCAGCACCACCCCGCCGACGGTCACCTCGACCACCCCGGCCACCGGTGCCACCGACGTCCCGGTCAACAGCACCCTGACCGCGTCGATGAGCGAGGGCCTGACCGCGAGCTCGGTCAAGCTCACCGTCACCGACCAGAACGGGGTGAGCGCGCCCGGCTCGATCACCTACGACCCGGTCGGCCACACCGTGACGTTCCAGCCGGCCGGCCAGCTGGCCATGAACGACACCTACACGGCCTCGCTCACGGCCACCGACCTGTGGGGCAACGTCATGCCGTCGCCGTACACGTGGACGTTCACCACGTCCGCCACGCCGCCGGCGTACACCTGCCCCTGTTCGCTGTGGAACGGCACGGCCGTGCCCGCCAACACGAACACCAGCGACCAGCACGCGGTCGAGGTCGGCATGCGGTTCCAGTCGGCCGTGGCCGGCTACGTCACCGGAGTCAGCTTCTACAAGGGCACCAAGAACACCGGGACGCACATCGGGAACCTGTGGACGAACACCGGCACGCTGCTGGCCACCGGCACCTTCACGGGTGAGAGCGCGAGCGGCTGGCAGACGCTGACCTTCGCGAACCCGGTGGCGATCACGGCGAGCACGCCGTACGTCGTCTCCTACTACACGCCGACCGGCTTCTACTCGTCCAACTCGCAGTACTTCACCGCGCCGATCAGCAACTACCCGATCACGGCGCTGGCGAGCGTGGCAGGATCCGGCAACGGCATCTACCACTACGGCACCGGCTCCGCGTTCCCGACCACCAGCTACAACGCGACGAACTACTGGGTGGACGCGGACTTCACCACCCAGGCGCCGTCGTCCGGCGGCAGCGGCGCCGAGGACGCCTCCGCCACGATCGGGACCTCGACCATCACGCCGACGACCAGTTCCTGGGAGAACGCGGTCTACCCGGCCACCGTCGGCTTCTCCCAGGCGATCGAGCCGCAGAGCCTGAAGGTGACCGTGACCACCACCCAGGGCTATCAGGGTTCGGAGTCCGCCGCCGGCACCGCGGTGACCGGCACGGTCTCCTACAACCCGAAGACCTTCACCGCCTCGTTCCACCCCACCACCGCGCTGGTGCCCGGCCAGACCTACCACGCGACGGCGACGGCGACGACGGTGGCGGGCAAGGCGGTGGCCCCCATCACCTGGACCTTCACCGCGGTGGCGGCCCAGCCGGCCACGCCGGCCGGCGGGACCGTCCCGGCGGACGGCACCTCGCCCCCGGTGGTGCTGGCGGTGGAGACCAAGCTGCCCAAGCGTTACTCCGTCCCGCTCGACGTCTGA
- a CDS encoding glycosyltransferase family 2 protein gives MSTVSVIVPCYKYGHYLQESVGSALNHQDGVDVRVLIIDDASPDDSADKARALAAEDPRVQVLVHPRNKGHIATYNEGLLEWAEGDYVALLSADDRLTPGALSRAAALLDAHPEVGFCYGHPVRFQHGSALPAARTAGRGWTVWDGQWWLRRHFETGHGCITSPEVVVRTKLQRQVGGYDPGLPHSGDIEMWMRLAAHADVGYLRGVDQAYYRVHGANMSTTDFGGQLDDLRQRKAAFEAVLGRCGEQMKDRDELDRLVHRKLARQALRRAVRAYDRGRTEQVPVDELVGFARECWPEHEDLPEYRALKMRRRIGTKAMPYLQPLVLTAVTHKVRERMWWRTWRRTGI, from the coding sequence GTGAGCACGGTGAGCGTGATCGTCCCCTGCTACAAGTACGGCCACTATCTACAGGAGTCCGTCGGAAGCGCGTTGAACCACCAGGACGGCGTCGACGTGCGCGTCCTGATCATCGACGACGCCTCCCCGGACGACTCGGCCGACAAGGCCAGGGCGCTCGCGGCCGAGGACCCCCGCGTGCAGGTGCTGGTGCATCCCCGGAACAAGGGGCACATCGCCACCTACAACGAGGGCCTGCTCGAGTGGGCCGAGGGCGACTACGTCGCCCTGCTCTCGGCCGACGACCGGCTCACCCCCGGTGCGCTCAGCCGCGCCGCGGCGCTGCTCGACGCCCACCCGGAAGTCGGGTTCTGCTACGGCCACCCGGTGCGCTTCCAGCACGGCTCGGCCCTGCCAGCGGCGAGGACCGCGGGCCGGGGCTGGACCGTCTGGGACGGCCAGTGGTGGCTGCGGCGGCACTTCGAGACCGGGCACGGGTGCATCACCTCGCCCGAGGTGGTGGTGCGTACGAAGCTGCAGCGGCAGGTCGGCGGTTACGACCCCGGCCTGCCGCACTCCGGCGACATCGAGATGTGGATGCGCCTGGCCGCCCACGCCGACGTGGGCTACCTGCGCGGCGTGGACCAGGCGTACTACCGGGTGCACGGCGCGAACATGTCCACCACCGACTTCGGCGGCCAGCTCGACGACCTGCGCCAGCGCAAGGCCGCCTTCGAGGCGGTGCTGGGCCGGTGCGGCGAGCAGATGAAGGACCGGGACGAGCTCGACCGGCTCGTCCACCGCAAGCTCGCCCGCCAGGCCCTGCGCCGGGCGGTGCGCGCGTACGACCGCGGCCGCACGGAGCAGGTGCCGGTCGACGAACTCGTCGGCTTCGCCCGGGAATGCTGGCCCGAGCACGAGGACCTGCCGGAGTACCGCGCGCTGAAGATGCGCCGGCGCATAGGCACGAAGGCGATGCCCTACCTCCAGCCGCTCGTGCTCACCGCCGTCACCCACAAAGTGCGCGAGCGGATGTGGTGGCGCACCTGGCGGCGCACCGGAATCTGA
- a CDS encoding class I SAM-dependent methyltransferase, giving the protein MLGNVRRLLTAGTAILREPPWAAPGHFYSPMPGGADTDRAVRRREEELEAAAQAGLPGIDLNAQGQRILFKELAATFADVPTTAAEGWRYRPENNMYGLGDAAVYHGMLRRFPPSRIVEVGSGFSSAVALDTADRFLSDADLKFTFIEPYPDRLLALLGDRDRERCTLIRKPVQDAGTEVFEELEAGDLLFIDSSHVSKAGSDVNLLFFEILPRLADGVLVHVHDIVWPFEYPERWLRQRRGWTEAYLLRAFLAFNSAFSIELFNAWLWHCEPELVREALPSAAGQVPGGIWLRKGRRP; this is encoded by the coding sequence ATGCTGGGAAACGTCAGACGCCTGCTGACGGCGGGGACCGCGATCCTGCGCGAGCCGCCGTGGGCCGCGCCGGGCCACTTCTACTCGCCGATGCCCGGCGGCGCGGACACCGACCGCGCCGTGCGGCGGCGCGAGGAGGAGCTCGAAGCGGCGGCGCAAGCCGGCCTGCCCGGCATCGACCTGAACGCGCAAGGCCAGCGGATCCTGTTCAAGGAGCTCGCCGCCACCTTCGCCGACGTGCCGACCACGGCGGCGGAGGGGTGGCGTTACCGCCCGGAGAACAACATGTACGGCCTCGGCGACGCCGCCGTCTACCACGGCATGCTCCGCCGCTTCCCGCCGAGCAGGATCGTCGAGGTGGGCTCGGGCTTCTCGTCCGCGGTCGCGCTGGACACGGCCGACCGCTTCCTGTCCGACGCGGACCTGAAGTTCACCTTCATCGAGCCCTACCCCGACCGCCTGCTCGCCCTGCTCGGCGATCGGGACCGCGAACGCTGCACCCTGATCCGCAAGCCGGTGCAGGATGCCGGCACCGAGGTGTTCGAGGAACTGGAAGCCGGCGACCTCCTGTTCATCGACTCGTCCCACGTCAGCAAGGCCGGCAGCGACGTCAACCTGCTGTTCTTCGAGATCCTGCCCCGCCTCGCCGACGGCGTGCTCGTGCACGTCCACGACATCGTGTGGCCCTTCGAGTACCCCGAGCGCTGGCTCCGCCAGCGCCGCGGCTGGACCGAGGCCTACCTGCTGCGCGCCTTCCTGGCGTTCAACAGCGCCTTCAGCATCGAGCTCTTCAACGCCTGGCTGTGGCACTGCGAGCCGGAGCTGGTGCGCGAAGCCCTCCCCTCGGCCGCCGGCCAGGTGCCCGGCGGCATCTGGCTGCGCAAGGGCAGGCGGCCGTAG
- a CDS encoding DegT/DnrJ/EryC1/StrS family aminotransferase has product MRGIPLVDLKAAHEEVEEEVREGFARVLATTGFVGGPEVAAFEQEFAAFSGVSRCVGVSNGTDALELVLRALGLGAGDEVVLPVNTFAATAEAVSLAGATPVFVDCDPDTQLIDVEAAAAAIGPRTKVLIPVHLYGQLAPVERLREALAGAPVRIVEDAAQCQGATRFGRQAGVGGVAATSFYPGKNLGAYGDAGAVVTDDAELADAVRIRANHGGRSKYEHVVVGRNSRLDALQAVVLRAKLKRLAGWNEARRAAAARYHALLAGQDGIQLPAVLEGNEHVWHLYVVKVGEPGEGAERRDAVVEKLNADGIGAGVHYPYPLHLTPAFADLDHFRGAFPHAEDAADRILSLPLHPHLTAEEQERVVERLLAAVG; this is encoded by the coding sequence GAGGGGGATACCGCTGGTCGACCTCAAGGCCGCGCACGAAGAGGTCGAGGAGGAGGTGCGCGAGGGTTTCGCGCGCGTCCTGGCCACGACCGGCTTCGTCGGCGGGCCGGAGGTCGCCGCGTTCGAGCAGGAGTTCGCCGCGTTCAGCGGCGTGAGCCGGTGCGTCGGCGTGTCCAACGGCACCGACGCGCTCGAACTGGTGCTGCGCGCGCTCGGACTCGGCGCGGGTGACGAGGTGGTGCTGCCGGTCAACACCTTCGCGGCCACCGCCGAGGCGGTCAGCCTGGCCGGCGCCACGCCGGTGTTCGTGGACTGCGACCCGGACACCCAGCTGATCGACGTCGAGGCTGCGGCCGCGGCGATCGGCCCGCGTACCAAGGTGCTGATCCCGGTACACCTCTACGGCCAGCTCGCGCCGGTCGAGCGGCTGCGCGAGGCGCTCGCCGGCGCCCCGGTGCGCATCGTCGAGGACGCCGCCCAGTGCCAGGGCGCTACCCGTTTCGGCCGGCAGGCCGGGGTCGGCGGCGTCGCGGCCACCAGCTTCTACCCGGGCAAGAACCTCGGCGCCTACGGCGACGCCGGCGCGGTGGTCACCGATGACGCCGAGCTCGCGGACGCGGTGCGGATCCGGGCGAACCACGGCGGCCGGAGCAAGTACGAGCACGTCGTCGTCGGCCGCAACAGCCGGCTCGACGCGCTGCAGGCGGTGGTCCTGCGGGCCAAGCTCAAGCGGCTGGCCGGCTGGAACGAGGCGCGCCGCGCCGCCGCCGCGCGCTATCACGCGCTGCTGGCCGGGCAGGACGGGATCCAGCTCCCGGCGGTGCTCGAGGGCAACGAGCACGTCTGGCACCTCTACGTGGTCAAGGTCGGCGAGCCGGGCGAGGGCGCCGAGCGCCGCGACGCGGTCGTGGAGAAGCTCAACGCCGACGGCATAGGGGCCGGGGTGCACTACCCGTACCCGCTGCACCTGACGCCGGCCTTCGCCGACCTCGATCATTTCCGGGGCGCGTTCCCGCACGCCGAAGACGCGGCGGACCGGATCCTGTCCCTTCCCCTGCACCCCCATCTGACGGCCGAGGAACAGGAGCGGGTCGTGGAGAGACTCTTGGCGGCGGTCGGGTGA